The Streptomyces tendae DNA segment CACGGTCGGTGAGTGGCTGGGCATCCCCGAGGGGCACCACGCGTACGTCCTGGACTTCGCCCACCGGCAGGCGTACGCGCAGGAACTGTTCCCCACCAAGGAGCAGTTGGCGCTCGCGGGCCAGGCCACGATGGAGATGAGGGCCTTCTTCGGGGAGCTGATCGCCGACCGGCGGGCGCGCCCTGGCAACGATGTCCTCACCGGCTGGATCCACCACTGGGACGCGCAGTTCCCGGACGACCCGGAGGCGGCGGCACGGGTCATCTACCACCTGACCATGTTCATCACCATCGCCTCGCTGGAGACCAGCGCGGTGCTGCTGACCAACGCGGTGCGGTACGCCACCCAGGAGCCCGCCCGGGCGGAGTGGCTCCGGGCGCATCCGGAGCACATCGACGACCTGATCGAGGAGACGCTGCGCTACGACCCGCCGGTGTGGCTCAACTCCCATGTGGCCGCGGAGGACACGATCCTCGCGGGCACCCCGCTCGCCAAGGACACCACCGTGCACATCCTGTACGGCGCGGCGGCCCACGACCCCCGGCGCAACCCGGACCCGCACGTCTTCGACATCCTGCGCGACGGCGGCCACATCACCTTCGGCAGCGGCCCGCACTACTGCCTCGGGGCTCCCCTCGCCCGGTTCGAGGCACGCGAGGCGGTCGCCCAGGTACTGGAACGTTTCCCCACGCTGCGGCCCGCCGGACCGCCCGCCTACGACAACTCCCGTCTCGTCTTCCGCCGCATCACGTCCCTGAAGGTGACCGTATGACCGCCCAGCCCTTCACCGAACTCCCCGCCGACCGGGTGCTCAAGACCGTGCGCACGTACAGACAGGGGCCAGTCCTCACCGTCGAGTTGAACGTCCCGGAGGAGGGGAACGCGGTCGGCGACGCCATGCTGGACGACCTCCTCACCGTCCTCGACGACCAGGATCCCGACGTACGGGTCCTGGTACTGGCGGCGGCCGGGGAGGAGTTCTGCCTCGGCGGCGACCGGCGGGAGTTCCCCCGGCACCTGGACGACGACCCCACCGGCGGCGGCATACGCGTCTCCGGCACGAAGGCGCTGCGGGTGTGCGAGGCCCTGACCACCCATCCCGCCGTCACCGTCGCCCGGGTCCAGGGCCGGGCGGTCGGCGCGGGCGTGGGACTCCTGCTCGCCTGCGATCTGCGGGTGGGCGTGGACACCGCCACCTTCCGGCTGCCCGAGCTCGCGCTGGGGGTGCCGCCCGCGTGGGGCGGGCTGCTCCCCCGGCTGATCAGCGAGGTGGGCGTGGCCCGGGTGCGGGAGCTGATCCTCACCGCCCGGGTCTTCGACGCCCAGGAGGCCCTCGCGCTGTCCGTCCTGCACAAGGTGGTGCCGGCGGAGGAGCTCGACGCCGCCGTCATGGCGTGGGCCAGGCCCGTCGTACGGCGGCCGGCGCCGGCGGTGCGGGTCACCAAGGCGATGCTCAACTCCCTCGCCGCGCCGACCCGGCTGGCCGACGTCTCGCTGTTCGACCCCGAGCTGCTGTCGGCGGTCCTCACCCAGCAGCGCGCCGCCCGCTGACCCGGCGGCCGCCACCGCGTCACCCACGGGGCGGCGCCACCCACCGAGCCGGTGGGCGGCGCCGTCCCGTGCTTCGCGAGTGGGTCCCGGCGGACGTGTCAGGCCACCGCGAGTCCCTCGACCGGGCCCGACAGCGCGGCCTTGAAGTGGCGGGTCACCTCGTCGGCGAGCACCTCGCTCTCGCCCTTCAGCAGCGCCTGAACCACCTGGTCCGCCACGTCACGCGGATCGTTCTTCGGCACGTCGAGCGCCCGCACCATGTCGGTGTCGGTGTAGCCGAGGTGGACGCCGACGACCTGGGTGCCCTGTGCGGCGAGCTCCGAGCGCAGCGAGTTGGTGAGCGACCACAGCGCGGCCTTGCTGACGCCGTACGCCCCGGTGCCCGCCGCCCACGACAGCACGGAGTGCACATTGACCAGGGCTCCCCCGCCCCTGCGGGCGAGCACCGGGGCGAAGGCCTGCGCGATACGCAGCGGGCCCAGGACGTTGATGTCGAACAGGTGCGCCACCTGGTCGGTGTCGTTGCCCAGCAGGCCCCCGGGGATCGTCGCGCCCGCGTTGTTCACCACGATGTCGACGGCCGGAACCTGCTCCACCAGTCGGGCGACGGACGCCTCGTCGGTGACCTCCAGGGCCAGCGGCACCAGCCGCGGGTCGGTCTCCGGCACGGGCCGGCGTGCCGTGACGTACACCGTGGCCGCGCCGGCCTCCAGCAGCGCCGCCGCGAAGGCCTTGCCCAGCCCTCGCTGGCCGCCGGTGACCAGTACACGGGCTCCCTTGATCTCGGTCATGACCGCTCCACACTCCTTGCGTTGCTTTGCGCCACCGGGGCGACATAGTCAAAAGCGTTTTGATTGTGTCGCTAGCGTGCACACCCTGCGCGACAGAGTCAAGTAGGATTGACCTATGTCCTGGACATCGACCGAGCGCTACCGGATCAGCCCCGCCCCGGGCGGCCTGGCTCTGGTGCAGGAACTCCTCAACACCCTGGCCATCCCTCCGTACGGCGACGACGTGCTCGCCGACGACGCCACGGGAGGCCGGTGGCTGTCCGACGTCACCGCCGCGTGGGCCGAGGCCCAGGGGTGGCCCGGCCCCTCGGGCCTGCCGGGGACGGAGGATCTGCGGCGGGTGCGGGAACTGCGGGACCGGCTCGCCGGCCTGGTCACCGGTGAGGCGGAACCGGTCCGGGCACCCACCGACGTCTCCCTGCGGCCCGGCCTCGACGAGGAGGGCCGGGTCGCCCTGGTGCCCGTCGGCGGCCCCGGTGAGTGGCTGGAGGCCGCCGTCTGGGCCCAGGTGCTGCTCGCCCAGGCGGAAGGCACCTGGCAACGGCTCAAGCTGTGCCGCAAGCCCGCCTGCCGGTCCGCGTTCTACGACCGCTCGCGCAACAACAGCGGGGTCTGGCACGACGTACGCCGGTGCGGGAACGCCGCGAACCTGCGCGCGTCACGCGCCCGCCGCAAGCAGCGGGCGGCCGGGACCGGGTGACGGGCAGGACGCCCCCTCCGGCGTCGACGACCTCGCCATCGCGGACCGCACGGCCACCGACGCCGGCGCCACCCGACTGCGTCCCACCGACGAGGTCGTCCCGGGAGCCCGCACCGGCAGCCGCGTCCACGCCGGCCCGGCCGGACACCCCTTCTGTCTGCGTTCGTTCTGCCTGCGTTCGACCTGAGCCGGCCGCCGTCCGCCGCTCGACTCGGCCCCGGGGCAGGAGAGGGAGGCAGAACGTGAGTCCCGGGTTCCGGCAGCCGGATGGTCGACCGAGCCGTCTGCGAGAATGGGCGGCGTTCTCGGGGCGCCCCGGCGTGGGGTGCCCGTCGTCGTCCAGGAGCGTTCACGGTGTCGCCACAGCACGGAGCCCGCTCGTCCGCGCACGGGGGCGGACGGCCCCGTCGGCGCACGCACCGCGTTCCCGGACCGGTCCGGCCCACCGCCACGGCCGCATCGGAACGCGAACCGGAACCCGGTGCGGAACCGGGACCCGTCGCCGTGGACCGTGAGGCGCTGCGCGCCGACTGCTCCGCCTGCTTCGGCCTGTGCTGCGTGGCCCTGCCGTTCGCCCGCTCCTCCGACTTCGCCGAGGACAAACCCGCCGGGCGCCCCTGCGGTCATCTGCGGTCCGACTTCGGCTGCGGCATCCACGCCCGGCTGCGCGACGAGGGCTATCCGGGCTGCACCGTCTTCGACTGCTTCGGCGCCGGGCAGAAGGTCTCCCAGGTCACCTTCGGCGGCACCGACTGGCGGCGGGACCCCGGCTCGGCGTCCGCGATGTTCGCGGTGTTCCCCGTCATGCGGCAGCTGCACGAACTGCTCGCGTACACCGCCGAGGCCCTGGCGCTCCCGGCGGCCCGCCCCCTCCACGCTGAGCTGCGCCGGGCGCTGGAGCGGATCGACGGGCTGACCCGGGGCACGGCCGAGTCGGTGGTCGCGCTCGACGTGAACGCGCTGCGCGGCGAGGTCAATCCCCTGCTGCTGCGGGCCAGTGAGCTGACCCGGGCCCGGGTGCCGGGCCGCAGGCGGGAGCACCGCGGCGCCGACCTGACGGGCGCGCGGCTGTCCGGCGCCGCTCTGCGAGGAGCGAGTCTGCGGGGCGCGCTGCTGATCGGCGCCGACCTCTCGGACGCGGACCTGCGCGACGCCGACCTGATCGGTGCCGACCTGCGCGGCGCGGACCTGGCGGGCGCCGACCTCACGGGCGCCCTGTTCCTCACCCAGGCGCAGGTGAACGCGGCGCGGGGCGACACCGCGACGACGCTGCCGCCGTCCCTGTCCCGCCCCGCCCACTGGGAGTCAGCCGGCGGCGTTGTCGACGCGTAGCCGGACCTGCCGCTCCAGCCGCCGCAGGCTGGATTCGAGCGCGTCGGTCACCTGCCGTTCGCCCGGGTCGTGGCCCTCCTCGAAGAAGGAGAGGTGCACGGTCACCTCGCTGGCCCCGCTGTCGATGCCGGCGACCTGGAGCCAGCCGGCGTAGCCGCCCTGCTCGCGCGTCCCCCATTCGATCCGCATCTGGTCCCGCTCGGGGCGCAGCAGCGCCGAGGTGTCCTCGTCGGTGCGGTCCTCGTGCACGGTCACGGCGGGCAGCCGCTCGGCGCGCACATGCAGCTCCTCGGGCAGCCAGTCACCCATCTGGCCGATGTTGGCCGCCTGGTCGAAGACCTGCTCGGGCGGGG contains these protein-coding regions:
- a CDS encoding pentapeptide repeat-containing protein, which translates into the protein MSPQHGARSSAHGGGRPRRRTHRVPGPVRPTATAASEREPEPGAEPGPVAVDREALRADCSACFGLCCVALPFARSSDFAEDKPAGRPCGHLRSDFGCGIHARLRDEGYPGCTVFDCFGAGQKVSQVTFGGTDWRRDPGSASAMFAVFPVMRQLHELLAYTAEALALPAARPLHAELRRALERIDGLTRGTAESVVALDVNALRGEVNPLLLRASELTRARVPGRRREHRGADLTGARLSGAALRGASLRGALLIGADLSDADLRDADLIGADLRGADLAGADLTGALFLTQAQVNAARGDTATTLPPSLSRPAHWESAGGVVDA
- a CDS encoding SDR family oxidoreductase, giving the protein MTEIKGARVLVTGGQRGLGKAFAAALLEAGAATVYVTARRPVPETDPRLVPLALEVTDEASVARLVEQVPAVDIVVNNAGATIPGGLLGNDTDQVAHLFDINVLGPLRIAQAFAPVLARRGGGALVNVHSVLSWAAGTGAYGVSKAALWSLTNSLRSELAAQGTQVVGVHLGYTDTDMVRALDVPKNDPRDVADQVVQALLKGESEVLADEVTRHFKAALSGPVEGLAVA
- a CDS encoding cytochrome P450, which gives rise to MTAVGDISGTTSDRRAVISLLRHLRSPEGQADPLPVWEGLRSLGDVVRAPWGAYFVTSFEACSQVLRARNWLVPDFAWQERQPDPRRWQELATQELTGTLSRINAPSHTCQRRALGNPFDRSTLEGMRPTIARLVSGLLDDLERRLREDGEADFVQTVAELLPVRTVGEWLGIPEGHHAYVLDFAHRQAYAQELFPTKEQLALAGQATMEMRAFFGELIADRRARPGNDVLTGWIHHWDAQFPDDPEAAARVIYHLTMFITIASLETSAVLLTNAVRYATQEPARAEWLRAHPEHIDDLIEETLRYDPPVWLNSHVAAEDTILAGTPLAKDTTVHILYGAAAHDPRRNPDPHVFDILRDGGHITFGSGPHYCLGAPLARFEAREAVAQVLERFPTLRPAGPPAYDNSRLVFRRITSLKVTV
- a CDS encoding CGNR zinc finger domain-containing protein; amino-acid sequence: MSWTSTERYRISPAPGGLALVQELLNTLAIPPYGDDVLADDATGGRWLSDVTAAWAEAQGWPGPSGLPGTEDLRRVRELRDRLAGLVTGEAEPVRAPTDVSLRPGLDEEGRVALVPVGGPGEWLEAAVWAQVLLAQAEGTWQRLKLCRKPACRSAFYDRSRNNSGVWHDVRRCGNAANLRASRARRKQRAAGTG
- a CDS encoding SRPBCC family protein; the protein is MTEYERSHTMPAPPEQVFDQAANIGQMGDWLPEELHVRAERLPAVTVHEDRTDEDTSALLRPERDQMRIEWGTREQGGYAGWLQVAGIDSGASEVTVHLSFFEEGHDPGERQVTDALESSLRRLERQVRLRVDNAAG
- a CDS encoding enoyl-CoA hydratase/isomerase family protein; translated protein: MTAQPFTELPADRVLKTVRTYRQGPVLTVELNVPEEGNAVGDAMLDDLLTVLDDQDPDVRVLVLAAAGEEFCLGGDRREFPRHLDDDPTGGGIRVSGTKALRVCEALTTHPAVTVARVQGRAVGAGVGLLLACDLRVGVDTATFRLPELALGVPPAWGGLLPRLISEVGVARVRELILTARVFDAQEALALSVLHKVVPAEELDAAVMAWARPVVRRPAPAVRVTKAMLNSLAAPTRLADVSLFDPELLSAVLTQQRAAR